A single region of the Lycium barbarum isolate Lr01 chromosome 2, ASM1917538v2, whole genome shotgun sequence genome encodes:
- the LOC132623075 gene encoding transcription initiation factor IIA subunit 2-like: MVTFELYRMSTIGIFLMEALDQMVDDGMLRPKDAIQVLAQFDKSMTEALETPVKSKVSIKGHLHNYRFCDNVWTFILKDALIKSEDRQETVSIVKIVACDSKLLKQ; the protein is encoded by the exons ATGGTTACTTTTGAGCTTTACCGGATGTCAACTATCGGAATTTTCTTGATGGAAGCACTAGATCAGATGGTCGATGATGGTATGCTTCGGCCAAAGGATGCCATTCAAGTTCTTGCTCAGTTTGACAAG TCAATGACTGAAGCTCTGGAGACTCCAGTAAAGAGCAAGGTTTCCATTAAG GGACATCTTCACAACTACAGATTCTGTGATAATGTCTGGACTTTCATCTTGAAAGATGCTCTTATCAAGAGTGAGGATCGTCAGGAGACTGTTAGTATTGTTAAGATTGTCGCATGCGACTCAAAGCTGCTCAAACAATGA